Proteins encoded together in one Astatotilapia calliptera chromosome 7, fAstCal1.2, whole genome shotgun sequence window:
- the slc10a3 gene encoding P3 protein, whose protein sequence is MRTIFTFCCLFLITGGSDRAWATGNLTVDGSNRTNATADSSSRYITIGDGSLQEFEFPEYTNGVIVISSRYRSAAAARTGRQSLKQTVRVHSLEPEVLSIINVTDGGHGGQAQSYIINIRSGLPGRAQLQIQLLDLDQGSVPVLIEERTDYCIKVEPSEDDPATRLIQSGGLSHFSENPVLFALLPLIFVNKCAFGCKVEVEVLRGLLKSPMPLLLGALGQFLVMPLYAYCVSQLASLPKALALGLVITCSAPGGGGGYLYSLLLGGDVTLAISMTLVSTVVAAAAMPLSSALYGWLLGVHAALHVPFVKILGTLLFIAIPISLGMLVKLRLPALTRVLLALIQPFSFVLIVGGIFMAYQMGASILANVQPQIVVVGITVPLLGLVVGAVLAKLAGLSPPQRKTVSIEVGVQNSLLALAVMQLSFRRLEADFASQAPFIVALSSTSEMLLIVLGYVTQRRLCGSAVPRSDA, encoded by the coding sequence ATGAGGACGATCTTTACATTCTGCTGTCTTTTCCTTATTACCGGCGGATCGGACCGGGCGTGGGCCACCGGAAACCTCACTGTCGATGGCAGCAACAGGACCAACGCGACGgccgacagcagcagcaggtataTCACAATTGGGGACGGGTCATTGCAGGAGTTCGAGTTCCCTGAATACACCAACGGCGTGATTGTAATCTCCAGCCGATACCGGAGCGCCGCGGCCGCCAGGACCGGCCGCCAGAGCTTAAAGCAGACTGTGAGAGTTCACTCCTTGGAACCAGAGGTGCTCTCGATAATCAACGTGACGGACGGCGGCCACGGAGGACAGGCTCAGAGCTACATCATCAACATCCGCTCTGGGCTGCCGGGCAGGGCTCAGCTGCAGATCCAGCTGCTGGACCTGGACCAGGGCTCGGTGCCGGTTCTGATTGAGGAGAGGACAGATTACTGCATCAAAGTGGAGCCCAGTGAGGATGACCCGGCCACCCGGCTCATCCAGTCGGGTGGTCTGTCCCATTTCTCTGAGAACCCCGTTCTTTTTGCCTTGCTGCCCCTCATCTTTGTCAACAAGTGTGCCTTTGGgtgcaaggtggaggtggaggtgctGCGGGGCCTGCTGAAGAGCCCCATGCCGTTGCTCCTAGGCGCACTGGGTCAGTTCCTGGTGATGCCTTTATATGCCTACTGTGTGTCCCAGTTGGCCTCACTGCCCAAGGCACTCGCTCTGGGGTTGGTCATCACCTGTTCTGCCCCAGGTGGAGGGGGAGGATACCTGTACAGCCTGCTGCTCGGAGGCGACGTCACCCTAGCCATCTCCATGACGCTGGTCTCCACAGTGGTGGCGGCGGCAGCCATGCCTTTGTCGTCAGCCCTGTACGGTTGGCTTCTGGGTGTCCATGCTGCCCTGCACGTGCCCTTTGTGAAGATCTTGGGCACCTTGCTGTTCATCGCTATCCCCATCTCACTGGGCATGCTGGTGAAGCTGCGGCTGCCTGCCCTCACTCGCGTCCTGCTGGCGCTCATCCAACCCTTCAGCTTCGTGCTCATTGTGGGCGGCATCTTCATGGCCTACCAAATGGGAGCGTCCATCCTGGCTAACGTCCAGCCCCAAATCGTGGTCGTTGGGATTACGGTGCCTTTGCTGGGCCTGGTGGTCGGGGCTGTCCTGGCCAAGCTGGCGGGCCTTTCTCCGCCACAGAGGAAGACGGTCAGCATCGAGGTGGGCGTCCAGAACAGCCTGCTGGCTCTCGCGGTCATGCAGCTGTCTTTCCGGCGACTGGAGGCAGACTTTGCGTCGCAGGCGCCCTTCATCGTGGCCCTCAGCAGCACCTCGGAGATGCTGCTCATCGTGCTGGGATACGTCACCCAGCGGAGGCTGTGCGGCTCGGCCGTCCCCAGGAGCGACGCCTGA